The DNA window CCGGCCCCACCCAAGAAAGACTTCTCCAGACCGGCACAACAGTATCAGAATGAGATGAGAGGAGGACAAGGGTGACAGAACCGGGGAAAGCAAATTACAGAGAAGACAGAGGCAGAATCAGGCTGGAACCGTGTAGGTAAGAATGGCAATGTTATGAGGGTCTCAGCGGCGCAGGGACAGAATAAGGGAGGTCAGGTAGCCAAGTATGAATACAGAGTGGTGGCGAACCGAAACGACAACCATAGTAGCAGTCTTCAGACTCGAGAGCCCCCTGTTGTCCCGAACTCGGGCATGCTTGTCCTACAACATTCTGGACAGGGAAAAATACGGAAGACGAAGAGAAGTCCGGAAAGCAGAGCCAGCTATAGAGAGAAAAGAAGGCTGAGGCGGCTAGAGGAGGTCGAGGGTCGAGCCATGTCAGATACCGAGGGCTCGGAGTTTGAGACGGACGACGGTGGGGAATCGCAGAACAGACCAAGATCACTCTCACCCACCTTTAGAGGGAGCAGTTTGCCGGGTAGTGAGAATCACATGGGACTAGGGGTCCATAGTAATAGGTTTGTTATtttggaggatgaggatgataaggtTTCTTGTGAGGGAAttcttccatgtgcccaagaaatacctaaactagtgtttgatttcaatttttagtttttaaagataaagataaagagcCTAGCCTCAAAAACTAGACTAAAAATGtttttggatggagagaaaatggatgagaagaaagtgtaatgaaggaggaatcctctttagggacctatgacctcccacaagaagatgtgggcaatcctaggctactttcacccaaagcaaatactccattggctccacattcatgactacaccaccataaatgcatacctatacttgatctAGTCTAATGAACATAAACCAAGCAACCTacatgtaggaatttggataaaaatctaacaagggagatgctctcaaaggagtctttaaaatatcattcatcaaagtctgcaaataaatgtctcacaaatggtatttatagctagggttggaaacccaagaaaatggcccaaaataagtgaaaatCGTCTAAAACAGtaaaatcacccggtcgggtgttttcgCGAAgttaattcacccggccgggtgaaccTCCTGGACTCCAATTGTGCTCAGCATGAAAACACTCGGTCGGGTGTTTTGCACCTCgaaatcacccggtcgggtgttttctCTGGACTTGCTATCTTTCTGCGCGGATTTTGTAAATCAGCCATAACTCTCTCCACGGGACTCCGATCGAGGCGTGCAATATCCTCACGCGACCCTCTTTCGAAGATGAACACATTGGTGGCCTTTGAAGATCGTTTAGACGTCATTTCAATAGGTTGAGTACCCTTGGAATCACGCTGCGGCTGAAATGTTTGATGCACGGCTCCCATGATCGTATCAGAGGAGCTTGAGACAGAGGCGTCCATGACCTTGGTTCTGCATGACGGGATCGCAGATGCTCAGATTTTTCACGAGGCTAGAAGGGCAAAAGGAATACGGAATGGGGCTGCTAGAAATGGGAGCTCACCGATGGAGATCGCTAGTGATGGGGATCGCCGACCTGTGATTGAAGCAGCGATGAAGAAAGCGAGGGTTTCTACCTCGCTCAAAACCTGATTTGTTCCCCATGACAAGCCAGTTCCTAGTGTGGAACGCTCAGGGTGTGGCGAATGCCCGCACTAAGAGACATCTGAGATATCTGATTCGAGAACACAAGATTTTGTTTGCGGCAGTGATTGAACCACACAGGACACCACCAGCTTTAGGGAAGAACTTTCAGGGCCTTCGATTTGCGGGATCCAATGAAAGTGGTCATATTTGGATTCCTGCCCATGAGGATTGGACAGTGGAAGTGGTTGATGACTCGAGACAGGCCTTACACGTTAAGATCTCTGCCGCAGTCTTCCCTTTCCCGATCTACATCACCATAGTATATGGGCTACACACGAGAGAGACGAGACAGGCACTTTGGGAGAAGTTGGGAGACATCTCGATGGCTATGGAAGGAAGGCCGTGGCTTGTGGGAGGGGATTTCAACATGTTCCTGACCAATGAAGAGAGACATGGGAGTGACACGGACAGGCACAGAGACATGATGGACTTTGCCAATGCTATTGCTGAGTGCCAGCTGATTGACCCAGGTTTCGATGGACCGATCTTCACGTGGTACAGGGGGGGCTTTGGGAGAGGTTGGACCGCATCTTGATTGGAGAGCATTGGACATCGGTGTTTGCTACGACGAGAGTGACACATTTGCTGAGATTTAGCTCTGATCATGCACCACTTTTGGTGGGATGTCAATTCTCTGTCCAGACCATGAGACCGGCGTTCAGATTTCAGAATATGTGGGTGAGACATGAGACTTTTAGGGGCGAGATCCAGAGTATGGGAGGCAGAGACAGGATATAATGGCATGATGAACCTCCAACTCAAGCTCATCAGGACTAAGAAGCTCCTAAAGGTTTGGAACAGAGAAGTTTTTGGCAACATCATCCAAAACCTAAAGGATGCAGAGCAGGCAGTGCTTGAGGCACAGATTTTATATGATAGTGACCCGACACCAGCACATAGAGCTGAATTCAGTAGAGTGTCTGCAGAGCTCATCATCAGGACGAAAATGGAGGAAGAATTCTGGAGGCAAAATGCGGCGATTAGATGGGCTGCTGATGGATaaaggaactccaaattctttcATGGCTGGGTCAGACAGAAGAGAGTTAAGTCGCGGATACACACGGTCGAGTTTGGTGGGCAGACACTGACAGAGGAGACAGAGATCAGAGAGTCAGCGGCAGCCTTCTTTCAGCAGCTTCTGACATCGGACGTTGGGGACCTTGCAGAGCCTGACTTATCTCTCATCCATACACTTCCAGATTCAGTTGACCAGGAGGCCCTGTGTGCGCCACCGCAGGAGAAGGAGGTTAGGGATGCAGTTTTTGGGATCAGTGGTGATAGTGTGTCCGGGCCGGATGGGTTCACTTCTTTATTTTTTCAGCACTGCTGGGACACTGTGGGAAGGGATGTGATTGCAGCTGTGGTAGACTTTTTTCAGTGGGGCGTTTATGCCCCGAAGCTTCACGGCTACCATGATCGTCCTCATTCCGAACAAGCCTAACCCAGTCACGTGGGGGGACTATAGACCGATCAGCCTCTGCAATGTTACGAACAAGATCGTCACAAAGATCATTGCTTCAAGACTTGCACCTTTACTCCCCCTTGTCATTGCACCGAATCAGAGTGGGTTCATCAAGGGCCGACTGCTTAGTGACAATGCTCTTCTCGCCCAAGAGTTAATACCTGACCTGGGGAAGGAGCTTTCGAGTAGAGGGAGATCGCCCAATCTGGCACTCAAGCTGGATATGGCAAAGGCGTATGATAGAGTCCAGTGGCCGTTTTTGCTCAAGGTCTTAGAAACGATGGGATTCTCAACAACCTGGGTGAGTATGATTAGTATATGCATCTCGTCATGCTGGTTCTCAATCCTGGTGAACGGGGGTCCGGCGGGTTTCTTTCAGTCCTCAAGGGGGCTAAGATAAGGGGATCCCTTATCGCCCTCCCTCTTTGTGTTAGCGGCAGATTTCCTTTCAAGATGTCTGGATAGGCTGATCAAGGGGGATAGAGAGATGATATACAGATGCCGAAAAAAGGCCCCCATTATCACTCATCTCTCCTACGCGGATGATATAATCATATTCTCGAGGGCACATAGAGAGGCAGTGGAAAGGTTGGTTGGATGCCTGGATCACTACATTGCTGTGTCTGGGCAGAAGGTGAATAATGGGAagacacatttctttttggcGACTGAGCACATGGAGTTTGCTAGCATTGTTGAGGAGGTTGGAGGCTTTCAGAGAGGGGTGATGTCTTTCACATCCCTTGGGGTCCCGATCTTCAGAGGAGCAAGGAAGGCAGATCATCTTTTGCCCCTTAGACAGAAGCTCATGGACAGAATCCACAGTTGGTCCCATCGACATCTTGCTTTTGGGGGTCGACTTGctttgattaagagcaccctcACCGCCATCCCGCTTCACATCTTACAGGTCATGAATCCTCTGCTTGACTTTCTGGACGAGGTGGAGCAAATTCTGGCTAGATATTTTTGGGGTACAGTTGGAGAAAAGAGGAAGCTACACTGGATTTCTTGGAGACAGATTTGCTTGCCTTTTGATGAGGGTGGCTTGGGTATTCGCCGCTTCAGGGAAGTGTCAGTGGCTTTTGGGTTCAAGTTGTGGTGGAGACTGCTAGCTCAGGATCCTCGTTGGGCCAAGTTCATGACCCAGAAGTACAGTATCCTTCCTTGTCATTTGCATACATCTCCTTATGGGTCGCATGATAGTCCTACTTGGCGTCGTTTGCGTCGTATTTGGTCATACATGCATGAGTATATCCGTTGGTCCTTGGGTGAGGGGAAGATCAGCTTCTGGGATGATGTCTGGCTTGGGGCTAGCCCCATTCGGAGTCTGTGCGTCCCGGGAAATGATCCTCCTCAATCTCAGGTCGTTGCATCATATTGGCATGATTATGCATGGGATGAGGATATGCTGCATAGTTTATCTTTCAGGTTTGACGTACCTCCAGATGTGATAGACCAGATCAGAGCCACGCCGATCGAGTTGGGGGCAAAGGATGTGAGGCGGTGGAGTCTGACTAGCCATGGCGAGTTCTCTGTGACCTCAGCCTGGGAAAGCATCCGGACTAGATTGCCGAAGAGGGAGATTTTTGGGCTTATCTGGAACCAAGGgttgacccctaccatctcggTGTTCATTTGGAGGTTGTTATTTGGTAGATTGCCAGTGGATGGGAAGTTGCAGAGGAGGGGGATTGAGTTAGCGTCTAGATGTCAGTGTTGTCGGTCTCCTTCAGTCGAGTCTCTTAGTAATGTCTTTTTCTTGAGTCATTCGGCTTTTTCTGCATGGGAGTATTTCGATGTCTGGTTTCTTTCCTCGCACACACCGATTCACACGAacactgatattgcacttagactaggtcactGGCGGAGGTCCTCTTTCCACAGGGCTCCTGCCTTAcatattagttttcttgttCCCAGTTTGATTGTttggtttctttggacggagaggaacggCTACAAGCATGGCGGTCGTCCTTTTCGTCACTCTCATGTTATTGGGCAGGTCACTCACCACCTGCATGTGCTTGTCTTGGCCGGCAAGATCACCCCTACCCACTGGAGGGGATGCTCGTCGTCGGTTGATTTCATGCCTTTCTCCCCCAGACAGCGTGTTCTGCGGTCACTCATCATCCTATGGCATCCCCCTCATGCCCCTTGGGTGAAGCTAAACACTAACGGTGCCTTCTCTACATCAACAATGGAGGCGGGGGAGGGAGGATTGGTTCGAGGCTCTGATGGAGGACTTTTGCGTGCCTTCTGTGCTCCAATAGCCACATCATCGAGCTTtgaggcggagctgttggctCTGATTCGGGGGTTCGAGATGGCTATGGAGCTTTCGACACACATCTGGATTGAGCTTGACTCAACGGCTCGGGTTACCTTGTTGTCATCTAGACAGCTTGGCGCTGCGGATTtcagacatcacatggctttaATCCGGAGTATGACTTCTTAGCGACATGTTCGGTTCTCACACATCTACATAGAAGGGAACCGAGCTGCTGACTTTCTTGCAGGTAGGGGATTCAGACCCCTGCCCTTACTTACTATGATCCAATCTCTGCGCCTCGGTATCTGAAGGCGCtggttaggatggaccagctgggatatcctaacttccgtttccgacgtagagatgtgggttgatCCAGCTTCTTTGGTGGCtggttttgataatttttcgtTTCTCCCTCGTATATATATAGTCAGTTTTTTTCCACTTGGTAGTACGGAGTATCTCGACTTGTGGGACCTCTACTTGGCTTCTTCATATTCTTGTTTAGAtcctagtcacttttgggctaagatcatgttgTTAGAACATtttatcttgatattatttacgggttggaggtctgcctaaacctcccgcccacaaagggcgttttttattaaaaaaaaagaaaaaaaaaacaataatatatTGGCGATTTATGGATTGTCATGCGAAAATTCTAATAAATTGTTGACCATATTCTTGCTAAGTACATCCATAGATTCGTTCTCATTTTCAATTTGGCATTGTTTCATTTCAAATGTCCTCTGTTTTGAGTTGATGTGTTGCTTCCTTTTATTTGTCATCTTATTCATGATATCTTTCTCAACCACTATCATCACTAGTCCAACACAGTCACCACCTTTGTCTAAGGGCATctactataaggcggacacttccaataggcTCGCCCCCTTTTTGTCCACAGTCCCAGTTTATTTGTCCACGCCCACAAAAAAAAAGTGTCCGcagctataaggtggacacttccaatagccccaaaatttttagccactttcatttttttcatatattttaaatcaattataattaaaattatcggaatgtaaataattagaaaacgaggtaattgagaccgaatattcgttgtattaaaaacggtaaaattatacaacgaacatttaaaCTTAAGCgagatggaggaggagttggactcgatcCCCACGGTGGGGGAGTTTGACTCCAACCCCACGGTTGGGAAGGATatccgccatatcccgattcgtcagtgacgggtgattcgtcgtctccatcgtgcatttttttagagtgaaagtgtagagagTGAATTAATGGAGAGTGTTTGAAAATGTTGTAAAATGGgtggtggaggagtggtatttataatataattttaaaaactaattaaaaaaaattccagagGCGGCCGGCGCGGCGAGGTGtgaccggcgcgtcctcgcaccCTTATCGCCGGAGGGCCTTCCGCCCCAAAAATGGTttccgcctcggggcggacgaTCCATGCACTATATATCGgcggggcggccggcgcgccgcccctatagtggataccctaataGTTGTTCAGATATGATATGTCATCCCATTTTCCTCCAAAAAAATACAGGATTTACCAACAATTTTCTTACAGACAGTAACTCATAAATATCTTTCTGTCAAATCAATTATCGGTAGGTTACAAACAAACTTCgcaaatcaacaaaaatattactggtaaaaaaattacaaacggATCTCGTTCGTCAG is part of the Salvia splendens isolate huo1 chromosome 22, SspV2, whole genome shotgun sequence genome and encodes:
- the LOC121786679 gene encoding uncharacterized protein LOC121786679, producing MTSQFLVWNAQGVANARTKRHLRYLIREHKILFAAVIEPHRTPPALGKNFQGLRFAGSNESGHIWIPAHEDWTVEVVDDSRQALHVKISAAVFPFPIYITIVYGLHTRETRQALWEKLGDISMAMEGRPWLVGGDFNMFLTNEERHGSDTDRHRDMMDFANAIAECQLIDPGFDGPIFTWYRGGFGRGWTAS